A window of the bacterium genome harbors these coding sequences:
- a CDS encoding metal ABC transporter permease, translated as MQRAFAAGLLIALACSVLGVFLVLRREAMLGHGLAHVTFGGVALGLLLGISPIWTALVVAVLASGLLLKLRETMGLHGDTAIGIVSSVGFALGVVIASASGRFSVELFSYLFGNILAISTGEVFSSVILAGVVIVTVALNYNDLVSITFDNELAKSSGIPVARLDLLVAVLSAVTVVLAMKVVGLLLVAALIVIPAATALQLAPNFRAAIFLSCAAGMASVAAGLVASYYLDLPASGSIVLVETVLFIAAWMGAKFFNSH; from the coding sequence ATGCAACGAGCCTTTGCCGCCGGGCTTCTCATCGCCCTGGCGTGCAGCGTTCTCGGGGTCTTCCTGGTCCTGCGGCGGGAGGCCATGCTGGGGCACGGCCTTGCCCACGTCACCTTCGGAGGAGTGGCGCTAGGCCTTCTCCTCGGCATCTCTCCCATCTGGACAGCCCTCGTCGTGGCGGTCCTGGCCTCCGGCCTCCTCCTGAAGCTGAGAGAAACGATGGGCCTGCACGGGGACACCGCCATCGGCATCGTCTCTTCCGTGGGTTTCGCCCTCGGGGTGGTTATCGCCAGCGCATCCGGCCGGTTCAGCGTTGAGCTGTTCTCCTACCTCTTCGGGAACATCCTCGCCATCAGTACCGGCGAGGTCTTCTCCTCGGTGATCCTGGCTGGAGTGGTCATCGTCACGGTGGCCCTTAACTACAACGATCTGGTCTCCATCACCTTCGACAACGAGTTGGCGAAGAGTTCGGGCATCCCGGTGGCCAGGCTGGACCTGCTCGTGGCGGTGCTGTCGGCCGTCACCGTGGTCCTGGCCATGAAGGTGGTCGGCCTGCTGCTGGTCGCGGCCCTCATCGTCATCCCGGCCGCGACCGCCCTGCAGCTCGCCCCCAATTTCCGGGCCGCCATCTTCCTCTCGTGTGCTGCCGGCATGGCTTCGGTCGCCGCCGGGCTGGTGGCAAGCTATTACCTGGACCTGCCCGCCTCGGGAAGCATCGTCTTGGTGGAAACGGTCCTGTTTATCGCGGCATGGATGGGAGCAAAATTTTTTAATAGCCATTGA
- a CDS encoding permease: METFFNEVLGLGSDFIAEFRYIFWYFAAGVALEALVRTYGWHIKLRRTLERLGGGAIWLAVGIGLFSPLCACGILPLTISMILAGVPFAPAMTLLVTSPLMSPAGYTLTAWELGQQWAVVKLASAAIMGLFAGYTTLYFQRRGWFEMDRLFTRGIPRGDFHDPDYPCEDLQCDCRNQFSKKYIESRTSNKAAVFFGKFVDGTLKIGKFVLLGVFIEVVAARYIPSEWVAPLLTNTFPLSIPLITVAVVPLHINQIMASAILYGYVDLPLAKGPGLAFLVGGPVTAIPVMGIFLTFFARRVFFLYLGICLVGTITMAYGYHYLF; the protein is encoded by the coding sequence TTGGAAACATTTTTCAACGAGGTTCTGGGACTGGGTTCCGATTTTATCGCCGAGTTCAGGTACATCTTCTGGTATTTCGCGGCAGGAGTGGCCCTGGAGGCCCTCGTTCGCACCTACGGGTGGCACATCAAGCTGCGCAGGACCCTTGAAAGACTGGGCGGAGGAGCCATCTGGCTGGCCGTGGGTATCGGCCTGTTCAGCCCCCTGTGTGCCTGCGGCATCCTGCCCCTGACCATCTCCATGATCCTGGCGGGGGTTCCTTTCGCCCCGGCCATGACCCTGCTGGTAACGAGCCCCCTCATGAGCCCCGCGGGGTATACCCTGACCGCCTGGGAACTCGGGCAGCAGTGGGCAGTGGTCAAGCTGGCGAGCGCCGCTATCATGGGTCTGTTCGCCGGCTATACGACCCTCTATTTCCAGCGGCGGGGCTGGTTCGAGATGGACAGGCTTTTCACCCGTGGGATCCCCAGGGGTGATTTCCACGACCCCGACTATCCCTGCGAAGACCTTCAGTGCGATTGCAGGAACCAGTTCAGCAAAAAGTACATCGAATCGCGCACGAGCAACAAGGCCGCTGTTTTTTTCGGAAAGTTCGTGGACGGGACCCTGAAGATCGGGAAGTTCGTTCTCCTCGGGGTATTCATCGAGGTGGTGGCCGCCCGGTACATTCCTTCCGAGTGGGTCGCCCCCCTGCTCACCAACACGTTCCCCCTCAGTATCCCCCTCATCACGGTGGCAGTGGTCCCCCTGCACATCAACCAGATCATGGCCTCGGCCATCCTCTATGGTTACGTGGACCTGCCCCTCGCCAAGGGCCCCGGGCTGGCCTTCCTCGTGGGAGGACCGGTGACCGCCATTCCCGTCATGGGGATCTTCCTGACTTTCTTTGCCCGCAGGGTGTTCTTCCTGTACCTCGGGATCTGCCTCGTCGGGACAATCACCATGGCGTACGGATATCATTATCTGTTTTGA
- a CDS encoding TGS domain-containing protein — MSANLSPMYLEAEEQFRSATTPDAKLEALDKMLRLIPKHKGTEKMQSDIKKRIAKWKNLSEQAKKKGSKRVDLSHVPREGAAQAAVIGPVNTGKSSLISILTNLEPAIADYPFTTRMPQPGMMFHHGIPIQLIDTPALDPSVTERWISGLIRNADIAVVVLDLAREDLIEQWEAAHAVLNDLKIRLIEPGGEKTYQEDGWVLVPAIYLGNKCAMGEADERLAILRELFDDLPEIHPVSARTGTGLERFKDLVHSSLRLIRVFSKPPGKEPDLTQPFVVTKGATVSELATLVHKELAQRMKFGRVWGEQVYDGQRVAMDYELNDGDIVELND; from the coding sequence ATGAGCGCTAACCTCTCCCCGATGTACCTGGAAGCCGAAGAACAGTTCCGCTCGGCCACCACCCCTGACGCGAAACTCGAAGCCCTCGACAAGATGCTTCGTCTCATCCCCAAGCACAAGGGGACCGAGAAGATGCAGTCGGACATAAAAAAGCGTATCGCCAAGTGGAAGAACCTGTCGGAGCAGGCGAAGAAAAAAGGCAGCAAGAGGGTCGACCTGTCCCACGTTCCCAGGGAAGGGGCAGCCCAGGCGGCGGTCATCGGTCCCGTGAACACGGGAAAATCCTCCCTCATCTCGATCCTGACCAACCTGGAACCCGCCATCGCCGATTACCCGTTCACCACCCGCATGCCCCAGCCCGGCATGATGTTCCACCACGGCATCCCCATCCAGCTCATCGACACCCCGGCCCTGGACCCCAGCGTCACGGAACGCTGGATCTCCGGCCTCATCCGGAACGCGGATATCGCCGTCGTCGTCCTTGATCTTGCCCGGGAAGATCTCATCGAGCAGTGGGAGGCCGCCCACGCCGTCCTGAACGACCTGAAGATCCGCCTCATCGAACCGGGCGGGGAAAAAACATACCAGGAGGACGGGTGGGTCCTCGTCCCGGCCATCTACCTGGGCAACAAGTGCGCCATGGGCGAAGCCGACGAAAGGCTGGCCATCCTGAGGGAGCTTTTCGACGACCTGCCGGAGATCCACCCCGTGTCGGCCAGAACCGGCACCGGGCTTGAGAGGTTCAAGGACCTGGTACATAGCTCCCTTCGCCTCATCAGGGTCTTTTCCAAGCCGCCCGGCAAGGAGCCTGACCTCACCCAGCCTTTCGTGGTCACAAAGGGCGCCACCGTTTCGGAACTGGCTACCCTGGTCCACAAGGAGCTGGCCCAGAGGATGAAGTTCGGCAGGGTCTGGGGTGAGCAGGTCTACGACGGGCAGAGGGTGGCGATGGACTACGAACTTAATGATGGCGATATAGTAGAGTTAAACGATTAA
- the nth gene encoding endonuclease III: MKKRSERAVAIDAILAGLYPNDTALKFHNTLQLLVATILSAQCTDGQVNMVTPALFEKYPDAKAFAGADLRELEQMIFSTGFYRQKAKSIQGCCKAIVEKFGGEVPSTLEEMVTLPGVGRKTGNLVLGIAEGIPGVVVDTHVKRLSNRMGLTENKDPEKIEKDINALLPPGRWMPFSSELIFLGRDKCSARRAKCEECPVSVLCPKVGVV, encoded by the coding sequence ATGAAAAAGAGATCCGAGCGAGCAGTGGCCATCGACGCTATCCTCGCCGGACTCTACCCCAACGACACGGCTCTCAAATTTCATAACACCCTCCAGCTTCTGGTCGCTACCATCCTTTCCGCCCAGTGCACCGACGGTCAGGTGAACATGGTGACCCCGGCTCTCTTCGAGAAATACCCGGACGCGAAGGCGTTCGCCGGCGCCGACCTCCGGGAACTGGAGCAGATGATCTTCTCAACCGGCTTCTACCGGCAGAAGGCAAAGTCGATCCAGGGGTGCTGCAAGGCTATCGTTGAAAAGTTCGGGGGAGAGGTGCCCAGTACGCTGGAGGAGATGGTCACCCTGCCCGGGGTGGGGCGCAAGACGGGCAACCTGGTCCTGGGCATCGCCGAAGGGATCCCGGGTGTGGTGGTGGACACCCACGTCAAGCGGTTATCGAACCGAATGGGGCTTACGGAAAACAAGGACCCGGAGAAGATCGAAAAGGATATCAACGCCCTTTTGCCGCCCGGGCGCTGGATGCCCTTTTCCAGTGAACTGATCTTTCTGGGAAGAGACAAGTGCTCAGCGCGAAGGGCGAAGTGCGAAGAGTGCCCGGTCAGTGTTCTATGCCCGAAGGTGGGAGTGGTTTGA
- a CDS encoding sulfite exporter TauE/SafE family protein: MLAILLIAVIFGSGLLGMMGLGGGIVYVPLLSWWGLDFATGAIPLSLFLGIATSSSAAYTYYRNGLVQTKTSLTAASTVLLGAPAGAWAMTVIPTGVVKVLFSAAAGYVVYSIFSTRDPVDRSAPLTVYRAWVILTIGFFVGFFSGLLGIGGGFLLVSFLLATGFPTRQAVATSSLVVVVSATAAFLSHLPHADFPIPTALLLAAAALTGSRLGGLWVTHYARPRTLRIIVGAIILVISLKMGWDGFFSLMK; the protein is encoded by the coding sequence ATGCTGGCCATTTTACTCATCGCGGTCATCTTCGGCTCCGGTCTCCTGGGCATGATGGGTCTCGGCGGCGGGATCGTTTACGTTCCCCTGCTTTCCTGGTGGGGCCTTGACTTCGCTACAGGCGCCATCCCCCTGAGCCTTTTCCTCGGGATCGCGACCAGTTCCAGCGCAGCCTATACATACTACCGGAACGGGCTGGTTCAGACGAAAACCAGCCTTACGGCCGCGTCCACCGTCCTTCTCGGGGCCCCGGCGGGAGCCTGGGCCATGACGGTCATTCCAACCGGAGTTGTAAAGGTCCTGTTCTCGGCGGCGGCGGGCTATGTCGTCTATAGCATCTTTTCGACCCGCGACCCGGTGGACAGATCGGCCCCCCTGACGGTCTATCGAGCATGGGTCATCCTGACCATCGGATTTTTCGTGGGATTTTTCAGCGGACTGCTGGGGATCGGCGGCGGGTTCCTCCTCGTTTCGTTCCTCCTGGCCACCGGGTTCCCGACCAGGCAGGCAGTGGCCACGTCATCCCTCGTGGTGGTGGTCTCCGCGACAGCGGCCTTCCTGTCCCATCTGCCCCACGCCGACTTCCCCATTCCGACCGCTCTCCTCCTTGCCGCGGCCGCCCTGACAGGTTCCAGGCTGGGGGGACTCTGGGTCACGCACTACGCTCGTCCCAGGACCCTGAGGATCATCGTGGGAGCCATCATCCTGGTTATTTCGCTGAAAATGGGGTGGGATGGATTTTTCTCTCTCATGAAATGA
- the polX gene encoding DNA polymerase/3'-5' exonuclease PolX, translating into MDKKAISNALEEAAVLMELAGDNPFRIRAYHNASRIVRAFAGDLAEAVTDGSIRSVKGIGTNIAAHIAELLGSDDPPFLLELRSRFPEGVLELLRIPGLGPKKIRVLMDELDVTSVGELEYACGENRLLTLPGFGAKTQENILKGIAGLIAYAGRYLADTVQPQADAIVEALRKVKGTRQVEVAGSLRRRKEIVKDIDLVASGKSEPLMDAVAAHELAGEVTARGDTRLTARLRSGVNLDLRVVPPESFPYAWQHFTGSKEHNIALRERARKMGLKSNEYGLFDGEKNVPCRDEAAIYERLGLAFIPPELREEMGEIPAAGAGTLPVLVEPGDIRGALHMHTVASDGTATLEEMVAAARDLGLSYIGVTEHSQSARYARGLEPGRVKQEFAVIDKINDKNEGFVVYKGIESDILPDGSLDYPEEILASFDFVIGSVHSSFTMKEEQMTDRICRALENPWLDILGHPTGRLLLAREPYAVDMDRVLECAAKNGKSIELNAHPYRLDIDWRLLPRAKELGMRIAICPDAHSTAELAYTFYGLGAARKGWLEKGDVLNCLSAEELKAYFLQKRQKH; encoded by the coding sequence ATGGACAAAAAAGCCATATCCAACGCCCTGGAAGAGGCGGCCGTCCTCATGGAGCTTGCCGGGGACAACCCCTTCCGCATCAGGGCCTACCACAACGCGTCGCGCATCGTCCGCGCTTTCGCCGGGGACCTGGCCGAGGCCGTGACCGACGGCTCCATCCGCTCCGTCAAGGGGATCGGGACCAATATCGCCGCCCACATCGCAGAACTTCTCGGGTCGGACGACCCGCCCTTCCTGCTTGAGCTGCGCTCCCGCTTCCCGGAAGGGGTCCTGGAGCTTCTGCGCATCCCCGGCCTCGGCCCGAAAAAGATCAGGGTACTCATGGATGAGCTCGATGTCACCTCGGTGGGAGAGCTGGAGTACGCCTGCGGGGAGAACCGCCTCCTGACCCTGCCCGGCTTCGGAGCGAAGACCCAGGAAAACATCCTCAAGGGGATCGCCGGCCTCATCGCCTACGCCGGCCGCTACCTGGCCGATACGGTCCAGCCCCAGGCTGATGCCATCGTCGAAGCCCTGAGGAAGGTCAAGGGAACCAGACAGGTGGAGGTGGCCGGCTCCCTTCGCCGCCGCAAGGAGATCGTCAAGGACATCGACCTGGTGGCCTCGGGAAAGAGCGAGCCTCTCATGGATGCGGTGGCCGCGCACGAGCTGGCGGGAGAGGTCACCGCCCGCGGCGACACCAGGCTGACGGCTCGCCTCAGGTCGGGGGTCAACCTGGACCTGAGAGTGGTTCCGCCGGAGTCGTTTCCCTACGCCTGGCAGCACTTTACCGGGAGCAAGGAGCACAACATCGCCCTGCGCGAAAGGGCCAGGAAGATGGGTCTCAAGTCCAACGAGTACGGCCTGTTCGACGGGGAAAAGAACGTGCCCTGCAGGGACGAGGCTGCCATCTACGAACGGCTGGGACTGGCCTTTATCCCCCCCGAGCTTCGCGAGGAGATGGGGGAGATCCCGGCGGCCGGGGCCGGCACCCTGCCGGTGCTCGTTGAACCGGGCGATATCCGGGGCGCTCTCCACATGCACACCGTGGCCAGCGACGGGACGGCCACCCTGGAGGAGATGGTCGCAGCGGCGAGGGACCTGGGCCTTTCGTACATCGGGGTGACGGAACACTCCCAGTCAGCAAGATACGCAAGAGGTCTTGAACCCGGGCGGGTAAAACAGGAATTTGCCGTGATCGACAAGATAAACGACAAAAACGAAGGTTTTGTCGTTTATAAAGGCATTGAATCAGACATCCTTCCAGACGGCTCCCTGGACTACCCGGAGGAGATCCTTGCCTCCTTCGATTTTGTCATCGGCTCGGTCCATTCCAGCTTCACCATGAAGGAAGAGCAGATGACCGACCGCATCTGCCGGGCCCTGGAGAACCCCTGGCTGGACATCCTTGGGCACCCCACGGGGCGGCTGCTGCTGGCCCGTGAGCCCTACGCCGTGGACATGGACCGGGTTCTCGAGTGCGCGGCCAAAAACGGCAAGTCCATCGAGCTCAACGCTCACCCCTACCGCCTGGACATCGACTGGCGGCTCCTTCCCAGGGCGAAGGAACTGGGGATGAGGATCGCCATCTGCCCGGACGCCCACAGCACCGCAGAGTTGGCTTACACCTTTTACGGCCTGGGCGCGGCGAGGAAGGGGTGGCTGGAGAAGGGGGACGTGCTGAACTGCCTGTCAGCTGAAGAGCTGAAGGCGTATTTCCTGCAAAAGCGGCAAAAGCATTAA
- a CDS encoding right-handed parallel beta-helix repeat-containing protein, with product MRIRPAILLSLLTLAVFSCAGPRSAILRGTVDQPVVLAGAVTADTTLSGMVTLSEDLLVPEGITLAFQPGTRVTVLASEGTRTDSQFVTTGTEIVVRGVLVLEDTVIRTETGTRGSWGGIVAATPGAAVTLERSTVAGAQYGLMMLGGTARVTGCTFTGNEVGMAAALGAWVIQSGNTYRDNGIATAAWHTLNPLKSPSDTFEGNGDGALSLTAQPVDVHYRETLPVTPDRPPVTRQYMGEVALTEDTTWSGTVIIDGQVAVPPEVTLEIGPGTHVLFTFRDTNGDGLGESWIVVQGTVKVLGEEDAWVLFDSEEPGASPGVWDSLSVIASDSPDNVVNNAIFRHGVKAFHSHFSKARFSNVIFEDNLRGVQFQESAGTVIDRAFFRRNQSGARFRDSEVTLTNIVAEDNVAGINFLRSKVAVSDLVVTGSFAESFVSRESETTLTRAVISGNVRGPRFKGAGEKVTIRESMVRGNLTEGLSFNSVDGRVIYSDLSQNGFTGLSVTDAPVRVEMSRLAGNGRFDVDNNGSTGIDASGCDWGVGGPPDPARIYDGQDEEGIGSVITDEPLTFSLAFPGTGVPTGPYAGRLLIAGDVPTPTDKPVSLRHGARIWFSPVEADSLFDLCSDHPGFPSSELIVSGRIDAVGTANEPIHFSQAGPASVEGVKWGSVNLLNGKGGRFENCVFTNASTGIHAREAGDVVVRDCAFERNNVGLRFSSTNMSVRDNAFRYNDAGLRFHEFGGTVEGNTFQGNNTAIFVTDNPENVALKNNTFSESRDYHVKLGIHVTEDVEVEGGAFDLPKGKVLGDVIFDKEDDGDLGRVVIVP from the coding sequence ATGAGAATAAGACCTGCCATCCTTCTTAGCCTCCTCACTCTGGCTGTATTTTCCTGCGCCGGCCCCCGCAGCGCAATCCTGCGGGGAACTGTCGACCAGCCCGTGGTGCTGGCCGGCGCCGTCACCGCCGACACGACCCTGTCGGGGATGGTCACCCTCTCCGAGGACCTCCTCGTCCCGGAGGGGATCACCCTGGCTTTTCAGCCGGGCACGAGGGTCACGGTCCTTGCCAGCGAGGGGACCCGCACCGACTCCCAGTTCGTGACCACGGGGACCGAGATCGTCGTCCGGGGGGTTCTCGTCCTCGAAGACACCGTCATCCGAACGGAAACGGGCACCAGGGGCTCGTGGGGCGGGATCGTCGCGGCAACCCCCGGTGCCGCCGTGACACTGGAACGTTCCACTGTTGCCGGAGCCCAGTACGGGCTCATGATGCTCGGCGGCACCGCCCGGGTAACGGGGTGCACCTTTACCGGCAACGAAGTGGGCATGGCCGCGGCCCTGGGAGCGTGGGTCATCCAGTCGGGCAACACCTACCGGGACAACGGGATAGCCACCGCCGCCTGGCACACGCTCAACCCCCTGAAAAGCCCATCAGACACTTTCGAGGGCAACGGCGACGGCGCCCTTTCCCTGACGGCTCAGCCGGTTGATGTCCATTACAGGGAGACCTTGCCCGTCACCCCTGACCGCCCTCCTGTCACCAGGCAGTACATGGGGGAAGTGGCCCTCACGGAGGACACCACCTGGTCCGGGACCGTGATCATCGACGGCCAGGTGGCCGTTCCTCCGGAAGTCACCCTCGAGATCGGACCCGGCACCCACGTGCTCTTCACCTTCAGGGACACCAACGGTGACGGCCTTGGAGAAAGCTGGATCGTCGTCCAGGGGACGGTGAAGGTTCTCGGCGAGGAGGACGCCTGGGTTCTATTCGACTCCGAAGAGCCTGGAGCCTCGCCGGGGGTTTGGGACAGCCTGAGCGTCATCGCCTCCGACTCGCCTGACAACGTGGTGAACAATGCGATCTTCCGTCACGGGGTCAAGGCGTTCCACAGCCATTTTTCAAAGGCGCGCTTTTCCAACGTCATTTTCGAGGACAACCTTCGCGGGGTCCAGTTCCAGGAGTCGGCCGGGACCGTCATCGACCGGGCTTTTTTCCGCCGCAACCAGAGCGGGGCCCGGTTCCGGGACAGCGAGGTCACCCTCACGAACATCGTCGCCGAGGACAACGTGGCCGGGATCAATTTCCTCCGGTCGAAGGTGGCGGTATCAGATCTCGTGGTCACCGGCAGTTTCGCCGAGAGTTTCGTGTCCAGGGAATCGGAGACGACCCTCACCAGGGCTGTCATCAGCGGCAACGTGAGGGGCCCGCGTTTCAAGGGAGCCGGGGAGAAGGTCACCATCCGCGAGTCCATGGTGCGGGGCAACCTGACGGAAGGGCTGTCCTTCAACAGCGTCGATGGCCGGGTCATCTACAGTGACCTTTCCCAAAACGGCTTTACGGGTCTATCCGTCACCGACGCCCCGGTGCGAGTCGAAATGAGCCGGCTTGCCGGCAACGGCCGGTTCGACGTGGACAACAACGGATCAACCGGTATCGACGCCAGTGGATGCGATTGGGGGGTCGGCGGCCCTCCCGACCCGGCCAGGATCTACGACGGTCAGGACGAGGAGGGGATCGGGTCTGTCATCACCGATGAACCACTGACATTCTCCCTGGCCTTTCCCGGCACCGGGGTGCCCACGGGTCCTTATGCGGGGAGACTTCTCATCGCAGGGGACGTCCCCACACCAACAGACAAGCCCGTGTCCCTCAGGCATGGGGCCAGGATATGGTTCTCCCCCGTCGAGGCCGACTCCCTCTTCGACCTGTGCTCCGACCATCCCGGCTTCCCCTCCTCGGAGCTCATCGTGAGCGGCAGGATCGATGCTGTCGGGACCGCCAACGAACCGATCCACTTCTCCCAGGCAGGGCCGGCATCCGTCGAAGGCGTCAAGTGGGGAAGCGTCAACCTGCTCAACGGAAAGGGAGGCCGGTTCGAAAACTGCGTGTTCACGAACGCCTCGACCGGCATACACGCCAGGGAGGCGGGGGACGTGGTTGTCCGGGACTGCGCCTTCGAGAGGAACAACGTGGGGCTTCGCTTTTCCAGCACGAACATGTCGGTCAGGGACAACGCCTTCCGCTACAACGACGCCGGTCTGAGGTTCCACGAGTTCGGGGGCACCGTTGAGGGGAACACATTCCAAGGGAACAACACCGCGATCTTCGTCACGGACAACCCGGAGAACGTGGCCTTGAAAAACAACACCTTCTCGGAAAGCCGCGACTACCACGTCAAGCTGGGGATCCACGTTACGGAGGACGTGGAGGTCGAGGGCGGAGCTTTCGACCTGCCCAAGGGGAAGGTTCTGGGAGATGTCATCTTCGACAAGGAGGATGACGGGGATTTGGGACGTGTGGTCATTGTCCCGTGA
- a CDS encoding zinc ABC transporter substrate-binding protein yields MKKSFATCIFILSLTLAIFPAKAQSNRLTVVASVFPLYEFAREVAGPFADVRILLPAGVEPHSWEPKPSDIVFLSRADIFLYVGESMEPWAHDLVGAVKGKGLESVEIMDSSGFAGDDGPDSSKSIVNGGHDQGSDPHFWLDLAQAARAVRITGKILSAKDPGNGEIYTSRAAQYARRLEELDMAFELGLSRCSSTTLVTGGHAAFGHLAKRYGLTQVSIYGLSPDTEPSARHMAAVIKQVRELNVNTVFFEETVNPELARVLSRETGAGMLSLNPVSNLTSAQWQSGTALTDLMEQNLKSLREGLSCE; encoded by the coding sequence TTGAAAAAATCGTTCGCAACTTGCATATTCATCCTGTCGCTCACCCTGGCAATATTCCCGGCAAAGGCCCAGTCCAATCGGTTGACAGTGGTCGCCTCCGTTTTCCCCCTCTACGAATTTGCCCGGGAGGTGGCGGGACCATTTGCGGACGTGCGCATCCTGCTCCCTGCCGGTGTAGAGCCCCACTCCTGGGAGCCGAAACCGTCGGACATCGTTTTTCTCTCCAGGGCCGACATCTTTCTTTACGTCGGTGAATCCATGGAGCCATGGGCTCACGATCTTGTCGGCGCGGTGAAGGGGAAAGGGCTTGAGAGTGTTGAGATCATGGACAGCTCCGGCTTTGCCGGGGACGACGGACCGGACAGTTCGAAGAGTATCGTTAATGGTGGGCATGATCAGGGGAGTGATCCCCATTTCTGGCTGGACCTTGCACAGGCTGCGCGGGCAGTCCGGATAACGGGGAAGATCCTTTCGGCAAAAGACCCGGGCAACGGGGAAATCTACACTTCGCGTGCCGCACAGTACGCCCGTCGGCTCGAGGAACTGGATATGGCCTTCGAGCTGGGCCTTTCGCGCTGCTCCAGCACAACCCTGGTCACCGGCGGACATGCCGCCTTCGGTCACCTTGCTAAACGTTACGGGTTGACCCAGGTGTCCATCTACGGGCTCAGCCCGGACACCGAACCCAGTGCCAGGCACATGGCCGCTGTGATAAAACAGGTCAGGGAACTCAACGTGAACACCGTTTTTTTCGAGGAGACGGTGAACCCGGAGCTTGCCAGGGTCCTTTCCCGGGAGACCGGAGCCGGGATGCTTTCCCTTAATCCCGTTTCGAACCTCACCTCTGCCCAGTGGCAAAGCGGCACGGCTTTAACCGATCTCATGGAGCAGAACCTGAAAAGCCTGCGGGAGGGGTTATCCTGTGAATGA
- a CDS encoding metal ABC transporter ATP-binding protein: protein MNDPDVLFDLDKISFRHGSEQILDSVTLEVHRGDFLALLGPNGSGKSTLIRIMLGLARPDSGSIRIMGRDLNEFTAWDRIGYVPQKATDLDPFFPASVREVVAMGLLPHKRWPRFLSKGDGGVIDKALDLMEMRQYKNRRVWALSGGQQQRVFIARALVTQPEVLVLDEPTTGVDGATQKRFYDMLERVNREKGVTMVLVTHDIGVVTKHVNKVACLNQKLIFHGSHDDFCESEQAITLFGPESHLICHRH from the coding sequence GTGAATGATCCGGATGTCCTGTTCGACCTGGACAAGATCAGTTTCCGGCACGGCAGCGAGCAGATCCTCGACTCGGTGACCCTTGAGGTCCACCGGGGGGATTTCCTGGCGCTCCTCGGCCCCAACGGATCGGGTAAATCCACTCTCATCAGGATCATGCTGGGGCTGGCCAGACCCGATTCCGGGTCGATCCGGATCATGGGGAGGGACCTCAACGAGTTCACCGCCTGGGACCGCATCGGCTATGTCCCCCAGAAGGCCACCGACCTTGATCCCTTCTTCCCCGCCTCGGTGAGGGAGGTGGTGGCCATGGGCCTGCTTCCCCACAAGAGGTGGCCCAGGTTCCTTTCAAAGGGAGACGGGGGCGTCATCGACAAGGCCCTGGATCTCATGGAGATGCGGCAGTACAAGAACCGGCGGGTCTGGGCTCTTTCGGGAGGGCAGCAGCAGCGGGTGTTCATCGCACGTGCCCTGGTCACCCAACCGGAGGTCCTGGTCCTGGACGAACCGACCACCGGTGTGGACGGCGCGACCCAGAAACGGTTTTACGACATGCTCGAACGGGTGAACAGGGAAAAGGGGGTCACCATGGTCCTGGTGACCCACGACATCGGGGTGGTCACCAAGCACGTCAACAAGGTCGCGTGCCTGAACCAGAAGCTGATCTTTCACGGAAGCCACGACGATTTCTGCGAATCCGAGCAGGCGATCACGCTCTTCGGCCCGGAAAGCCACCTGATCTGCCACAGGCATTGA